One stretch of Streptomyces sp. MMBL 11-1 DNA includes these proteins:
- a CDS encoding FAD binding domain-containing protein, with protein sequence MDFLRPASWEEALAAKAEHPTAVPIAGGTDVMVEINFDHRRPEYLLDLNRIGELSEWEVGQESVRLGASVPYSAIMEHLRTELPGLALASHTVASPQIRNRGGVGGNLGTASPAGDAHPALLAAGCEVEAESVRGTRLIPIDAFYTGVKRNALEPDELIRAVHIRKADGPQQYSKVGTRNAMVIAVCAFGIALHPETRTVRTGIGSAAPTPVRAKEAEEFLNAALEEGGFWENGKIITPAVAKQFAALASGACNPIDDVRGTAKYRRHAVGIMARRTLGWTWEQYRGAGRTLEGAA encoded by the coding sequence ATGGACTTCCTTCGCCCCGCCAGCTGGGAGGAGGCGCTCGCCGCCAAGGCCGAGCACCCCACAGCTGTGCCCATCGCGGGCGGCACCGATGTGATGGTCGAGATCAACTTCGACCACCGGCGGCCCGAGTACCTCCTGGACCTGAACCGCATCGGTGAGCTGTCCGAGTGGGAGGTGGGCCAGGAGAGCGTGCGGCTCGGCGCCTCCGTGCCGTACAGCGCCATCATGGAGCACCTGCGCACCGAGCTGCCCGGTCTGGCGCTCGCCTCGCACACCGTCGCCTCCCCACAGATCCGCAACCGCGGCGGCGTCGGCGGCAACCTCGGCACCGCCTCACCGGCCGGTGATGCCCACCCGGCCCTGCTCGCGGCAGGCTGCGAGGTCGAGGCCGAATCCGTACGCGGAACGCGGCTGATTCCCATCGACGCCTTCTACACAGGGGTCAAGCGCAACGCCCTGGAGCCGGACGAGCTGATCCGCGCCGTGCACATCAGGAAGGCCGACGGACCCCAGCAGTACTCCAAGGTCGGCACCCGCAACGCCATGGTCATCGCCGTCTGCGCCTTCGGTATCGCGCTGCACCCCGAGACCCGCACCGTGCGCACCGGCATCGGCTCCGCCGCACCGACGCCCGTCCGGGCCAAGGAGGCCGAGGAGTTCCTGAACGCCGCGCTCGAAGAGGGCGGGTTCTGGGAGAACGGAAAGATCATCACCCCCGCCGTCGCCAAGCAGTTCGCCGCCCTCGCGTCCGGCGCCTGCAACCCGATCGACGACGTGCGCGGCACGGCGAAGTACCGCAGGCACGCGGTCGGCATCATGGCCCGCCGCACGCTCGGCTGGACCTGGGAGCAGTACCGCGGCGCGGGCCGCACGCTGGAAGGAGCTGCGTAA
- a CDS encoding (2Fe-2S)-binding protein, whose amino-acid sequence MRVNFTVNGRPQEADDVWEGESLLYVLRERMGLPGSKNACEQGECGSCTVRLDGVPVCACLVAAGQVQDREVVTVEGLADYAKHREDAHPGGGCATGACGTTLDAAQRWQSRPTDGQTGEAVELSPIQQAFIDAGAVQCGFCTPGLLVAADELLEHTPSPSDQDIREALSGNLCRCTGYEKILDAVRLAAARQEEAVQS is encoded by the coding sequence ATGCGAGTCAATTTCACGGTCAACGGCCGTCCGCAGGAGGCCGACGACGTGTGGGAGGGCGAGTCCCTCCTGTACGTCCTGCGCGAGCGCATGGGCCTGCCCGGCTCCAAGAACGCCTGCGAGCAGGGCGAGTGCGGATCCTGCACCGTCCGGCTGGACGGCGTCCCGGTCTGCGCGTGCCTCGTCGCCGCCGGCCAGGTCCAGGACCGCGAGGTCGTCACCGTCGAGGGCCTGGCCGACTACGCCAAGCACCGCGAGGACGCCCATCCCGGCGGCGGCTGCGCCACCGGCGCCTGCGGCACCACCCTGGACGCCGCCCAGCGCTGGCAGTCCAGGCCCACCGACGGCCAGACCGGCGAGGCCGTCGAACTCTCCCCGATCCAGCAGGCGTTCATCGACGCCGGAGCCGTCCAGTGCGGCTTCTGCACCCCCGGCCTGCTGGTGGCCGCCGACGAGCTGCTGGAGCACACCCCCTCGCCGTCCGACCAGGACATCCGTGAGGCGCTCTCCGGCAACCTCTGCCGCTGCACGGGTTACGAGAAGATCCTCGACGCGGTCCGCCTCGCGGCCGCCCGTCAGGAAGAGGCGGTCCAGTCATGA
- the pucD gene encoding xanthine dehydrogenase subunit D: MTTPPKDRTVPAGTPTKITQGAPTKGGIGESTLRPDGTLKVTGEFAYSSDMWHEDMLWGQTLRSTVAHAEIVSIDTSEALATSGVYAVMTYDDLPAEMKNYGLEIQDTPVLAHGKVRHHGEPVAIVAADHPETARRAAAKIRIEYRELPIVTDEASATAPDAVLVHEGRDDHHIGHVPHPNIVHRQPIIRGDADEAAKRADVIVTGDYTFGMQDQAFLGPESGLAVPSEDGGVELYVATQWLHSDLGQIAPVLGLPEEKVRMTLSGVGGAFGGREDISMQIHACLLALRTGKPVKIVYNRFESFFGHVHRHPAKLHYEHGATKDGKLTHMKCRIVLDGGAYASASPAVVGNASSLSVGPYVIEDVDIEAIALYTNNPPCGAMRGFGAVQACFAYEAQMDKLAAKLGMDPVEFRQLNAMEQGTLLPTGQPCDSPAPVAELLRRVKSRPLPPEQQWLAAGSEGTSVDVRALPGGLSNTTHGEGVVRGVGYAVGLKNVGFSEGFDDYSTARVRMEVINGEPVATVHTAMAEVGQGGVTVHAQIARTELGVNQVTIHPADTRVGSAGSTSASRQTYVTGGAVKNSCEAVREKVLELGRTKFGTYHPAWATAELLLEGGKVVTDGGEVLADLADVLEDEAIDIELEWRHRPTEAFDLRTGQGNGHVQYSFAAHRAVVEVDTELGLVKVIELACAQDVGKALNPLSVLGQIQGGTLQGMGVAVMEEIIVDPQTAQVRNPSFTDYLLPTILDTPTIPVDVLELADEHAPYGLRGIGEAPTLSSTPAVLAAIRNATGLELNRTPVRPEHLTST; this comes from the coding sequence ATGACGACGCCCCCGAAGGACCGGACCGTACCGGCCGGCACGCCCACCAAGATCACCCAGGGTGCGCCCACCAAGGGCGGCATCGGTGAGTCCACGCTCCGCCCGGACGGCACCCTCAAGGTCACCGGCGAGTTCGCGTACTCCTCCGACATGTGGCACGAGGACATGCTGTGGGGCCAGACGCTGCGCTCCACCGTCGCGCACGCCGAGATCGTCTCCATCGACACCTCCGAGGCGCTCGCGACGTCCGGCGTCTACGCCGTGATGACCTACGACGACCTGCCCGCCGAGATGAAGAACTACGGCCTGGAGATCCAGGACACCCCGGTTCTCGCCCACGGCAAGGTCCGCCACCACGGTGAGCCGGTCGCCATCGTGGCCGCCGACCACCCGGAGACCGCGCGCCGCGCCGCCGCCAAGATCAGGATCGAGTACCGCGAGCTGCCGATCGTCACCGACGAGGCCTCGGCGACCGCCCCCGACGCGGTGCTCGTGCACGAGGGCCGCGACGACCACCACATCGGTCACGTCCCGCACCCCAACATCGTGCACCGCCAGCCGATCATCCGCGGCGACGCCGACGAGGCCGCGAAGCGGGCCGACGTCATCGTCACCGGCGACTACACCTTCGGCATGCAGGACCAGGCCTTCCTCGGCCCCGAGTCCGGCCTCGCGGTGCCCTCCGAGGACGGCGGCGTCGAGCTGTACGTCGCCACCCAGTGGCTGCACTCGGACCTCGGCCAGATCGCCCCCGTCCTCGGCCTGCCCGAGGAGAAGGTCCGTATGACGCTCTCCGGCGTCGGCGGGGCCTTCGGCGGCCGCGAGGACATCTCGATGCAGATCCACGCCTGCCTCCTGGCGCTCCGCACCGGCAAGCCGGTCAAGATCGTCTACAACCGCTTCGAGTCCTTCTTCGGACACGTCCACCGGCACCCGGCGAAGCTCCACTACGAGCACGGCGCCACCAAGGACGGCAAGCTCACGCACATGAAGTGCCGCATCGTCCTGGACGGCGGGGCCTACGCCTCCGCCTCCCCGGCGGTCGTCGGCAACGCCTCCTCGCTCTCGGTCGGCCCCTACGTCATCGAGGACGTCGACATCGAGGCGATCGCGCTCTACACCAACAACCCGCCGTGCGGCGCGATGCGCGGCTTCGGCGCGGTCCAGGCGTGCTTCGCCTACGAGGCGCAGATGGACAAGCTCGCCGCGAAGCTGGGCATGGACCCGGTGGAGTTCCGGCAGCTCAACGCCATGGAGCAGGGCACCCTGCTGCCCACCGGGCAGCCCTGCGACTCGCCGGCCCCGGTCGCCGAGCTGCTGCGCCGGGTCAAGTCCCGGCCGCTGCCGCCCGAGCAGCAGTGGCTGGCGGCGGGCAGCGAGGGCACCTCCGTCGACGTCCGCGCGCTGCCCGGCGGGCTCTCCAACACCACTCACGGCGAAGGCGTCGTGCGGGGTGTCGGCTACGCGGTCGGCCTGAAGAACGTCGGCTTCTCCGAAGGCTTCGACGACTACTCCACCGCCCGGGTCCGGATGGAGGTCATCAACGGAGAACCGGTCGCGACCGTGCACACCGCGATGGCCGAGGTCGGCCAGGGCGGGGTCACCGTCCACGCCCAGATCGCCCGTACCGAACTCGGCGTCAACCAGGTCACCATCCACCCCGCCGACACCCGGGTCGGCTCCGCCGGATCCACCTCCGCCTCCCGCCAGACGTACGTCACCGGCGGCGCGGTCAAGAACTCCTGCGAAGCCGTACGGGAGAAGGTCCTGGAGCTGGGCCGCACCAAGTTCGGGACGTACCACCCGGCCTGGGCCACCGCTGAACTCCTCCTGGAGGGCGGCAAGGTCGTCACCGACGGGGGCGAGGTGCTGGCCGACCTCGCCGACGTCCTGGAGGACGAGGCGATCGACATCGAGCTGGAGTGGCGCCACCGGCCCACCGAGGCGTTCGACCTGCGCACCGGACAGGGCAACGGCCACGTCCAGTACTCCTTCGCCGCGCACCGCGCGGTCGTCGAGGTCGACACCGAGCTGGGCCTGGTCAAGGTCATCGAACTGGCCTGCGCCCAGGACGTCGGCAAGGCGCTCAACCCGCTCTCCGTCCTCGGCCAGATCCAGGGCGGCACCCTCCAGGGCATGGGCGTCGCGGTGATGGAGGAGATCATCGTCGACCCGCAGACCGCGCAGGTGCGCAACCCCTCCTTCACGGACTACCTGCTCCCCACGATCCTCGACACGCCGACGATCCCGGTCGACGTGCTCGAACTCGCCGACGAGCACGCCCCGTACGGGCTGCGCGGCATCGGCGAGGCACCCACCCTGTCGTCGACCCCGGCCGTCCTCGCGGCGATCCGGAACGCGACGGGTCTGGAGCTCAACAGGACACCGGTGCGGCCCGAACACCTCACCAGCACCTGA
- a CDS encoding NCS2 family permease, translating to MTQQSVEPRTSPESAGPGSRVPAGRSWLDRYFHISERGSTVARELRGGVTTFMAMAYILLLNPLILGGEDVNGNLLSQPGLITATAFAAAATTLLMGFVGKVPLALAAGLSVSGVLASQVAPNMTWPQAMGMCVIYGVVICLLVVTGLREMIMNAIPLALKHGITMGIGLFIALIGLYKAGFVHQGQATPVSLGPAGELAGWPVLIFCVTLLLIFMLQARDIPGAILIGIAVGTVVAIVINAIVDIDPKKWSSGPPELEGGAVSAPDFSLFGNVEFGGWGDVGVMTVGMIVFTLVLAGFFDAMATIIGVGTEAKLADDKGRMPGLSKALFIDGAGGVIGGVASGSGQTVFVESATGVGEGARTGLASAVTGLFFAACLFFTPLTAIVPTEVASAALVVIGAMMMQNARHVDWSDRSVAIPVFLTVVLMPFTYTITTGVAAGVIAYSAIKLAQGRAREVGAFMWGLTVIFIVFFALNPIESWLGVH from the coding sequence ATGACCCAGCAGTCAGTGGAACCGAGAACCAGCCCGGAAAGCGCGGGCCCCGGCTCGCGCGTCCCCGCCGGAAGATCATGGCTCGACCGGTACTTCCACATATCCGAACGAGGATCCACCGTCGCGCGCGAGCTGCGCGGAGGCGTCACGACCTTCATGGCCATGGCGTACATCCTCCTGCTCAACCCGCTGATCCTGGGCGGGGAGGACGTCAACGGCAACCTCCTCAGCCAGCCCGGCCTGATCACCGCGACCGCCTTCGCGGCGGCCGCCACGACCCTGCTCATGGGCTTCGTCGGGAAGGTGCCCCTGGCGCTCGCCGCCGGGCTCAGCGTCTCCGGCGTGCTCGCCTCGCAGGTCGCGCCCAACATGACCTGGCCGCAGGCCATGGGCATGTGTGTGATCTACGGTGTGGTGATCTGCCTCCTGGTGGTCACCGGCCTCCGCGAGATGATCATGAACGCGATCCCGCTCGCGCTCAAGCACGGCATCACCATGGGCATCGGGCTCTTCATCGCCCTCATCGGCCTCTACAAGGCCGGATTCGTCCACCAGGGCCAGGCGACCCCCGTCTCCCTCGGCCCGGCCGGTGAACTCGCCGGCTGGCCCGTGCTGATCTTCTGCGTGACCCTGCTGCTCATCTTCATGCTCCAGGCGCGCGACATCCCCGGCGCGATCCTCATCGGCATCGCCGTCGGCACCGTGGTCGCGATCGTCATCAACGCGATCGTCGACATCGACCCCAAGAAGTGGAGCAGCGGCCCGCCGGAACTGGAGGGCGGCGCGGTCTCCGCCCCCGACTTCTCGCTCTTCGGGAACGTCGAGTTCGGCGGCTGGGGAGACGTCGGGGTGATGACGGTCGGCATGATCGTCTTCACCCTCGTGCTGGCCGGCTTCTTCGACGCGATGGCCACCATCATCGGCGTCGGCACCGAGGCCAAGCTCGCCGATGACAAGGGCCGCATGCCGGGCCTGTCCAAGGCGCTGTTCATCGACGGCGCCGGCGGCGTCATCGGCGGTGTCGCCTCGGGCTCCGGCCAGACCGTCTTCGTGGAATCGGCGACCGGCGTCGGGGAAGGGGCCCGGACCGGGCTCGCCTCCGCCGTCACCGGACTCTTCTTCGCCGCCTGTCTCTTCTTCACCCCGCTCACCGCGATCGTGCCGACCGAGGTGGCCTCGGCCGCCCTCGTCGTCATCGGCGCGATGATGATGCAGAACGCCCGGCACGTGGACTGGAGCGACCGCTCGGTCGCCATCCCGGTCTTCCTGACCGTGGTCCTGATGCCCTTCACGTACACCATCACCACCGGTGTCGCCGCGGGGGTCATCGCGTACAGCGCCATCAAGCTCGCCCAGGGCCGGGCCCGTGAGGTCGGGGCCTTCATGTGGGGGCTGACGGTGATCTTCATCGTCTTCTTCGCCCTCAACCCGATCGAGAGCTGGCTCGGCGTCCACTGA
- a CDS encoding XdhC family protein, whose translation MLDIAEELHRWVSQGREFAVATVVAVGGSAPRQPGAALAVDREGAAIGSVSGGCVEGAVYELCQQALQDGKSVRERFGYSDEDAFAVGLTCGGVIDILVTPVRTDDPARPVFAAALAAAAEGTAAALARVTDGPDELLGLPLLVRADGSHEGGLGGHPALDRTAAAETRALLDAGRTGPLAIGAEGSRCGRPIELLVESSVPPPRMIVFGAIDFAAALVRAGKFLGYRVTVCDARPVFATAARFPEADEIVVDWPHRYLAGTATDARTVLCVLTHDAKFDIPLLEAALRLPVAYVGAMGSRRTHLERDDRLREIGLTDRERARLHSPIGLDLGARTPEETALSIAAEIVAVRRGGSGVPLTGAHTPIHHDSSGQPLASVA comes from the coding sequence ATGCTGGACATCGCCGAAGAGCTGCACCGGTGGGTCTCGCAGGGACGCGAGTTCGCCGTCGCCACCGTCGTGGCGGTCGGCGGCAGCGCGCCCCGGCAGCCAGGGGCCGCCCTCGCGGTCGACCGCGAGGGCGCGGCCATCGGCTCGGTGTCCGGCGGATGCGTGGAGGGGGCCGTCTACGAACTGTGCCAACAGGCCCTTCAGGACGGGAAATCCGTCCGCGAGCGCTTCGGCTACAGCGACGAGGACGCCTTCGCGGTCGGTCTGACCTGCGGGGGTGTCATCGACATCCTGGTGACACCGGTACGGACGGACGACCCCGCCCGCCCGGTGTTCGCCGCCGCGCTCGCGGCCGCCGCCGAGGGGACGGCGGCCGCGCTGGCCCGCGTCACGGACGGACCCGACGAGTTGCTCGGACTCCCGCTCCTGGTCCGCGCCGACGGCAGCCACGAGGGCGGGCTCGGCGGCCACCCGGCGCTCGACCGGACCGCCGCCGCCGAGACCCGCGCCCTGCTGGACGCGGGCCGCACCGGGCCCCTCGCCATCGGCGCGGAGGGCTCCCGCTGCGGCCGCCCCATCGAGCTCCTGGTCGAGTCCAGCGTCCCGCCGCCGCGCATGATCGTGTTCGGCGCCATCGACTTCGCCGCCGCGCTCGTCCGCGCCGGGAAGTTCCTCGGCTACCGGGTCACCGTCTGCGACGCCCGACCGGTCTTCGCCACCGCCGCACGCTTCCCCGAAGCCGACGAGATCGTCGTCGACTGGCCCCACCGCTACCTCGCCGGGACCGCGACCGACGCGCGCACCGTGCTCTGCGTCCTCACCCACGACGCCAAGTTCGACATTCCGCTGCTGGAGGCCGCCCTGCGCCTCCCGGTCGCCTACGTCGGCGCGATGGGCTCCCGCCGCACCCACCTGGAGCGCGACGACCGGCTGCGCGAGATCGGCCTCACCGACCGTGAACGGGCCCGGCTGCACTCACCCATCGGCCTCGACCTCGGAGCCCGTACGCCGGAGGAGACGGCCCTGTCCATCGCCGCCGAGATCGTCGCGGTCCGGCGCGGCGGCAGCGGCGTACCGCTCACCGGTGCCCATACCCCCATCCATCACGACAGCAGCGGACAGCCGCTCGCCTCGGTGGCCTGA
- a CDS encoding S8 family serine peptidase: MTSSPSSVPGRARSARPGRRALLLATSAALLGGTLVPLAGTAGAAPAPRAEAASSDIRTESHTITLITGDVVRYADGPGGQDTVTVDRPDGASGGVRIQQAGEDVYVLPDEATTLIASGALDRRLFNVSALVRMGYDDEGTGSVPLIATYPPARAKALPAAPRGAKKVRTLESVHGAALTADKDDARTFWSAITRQDKARSFDGGIAKLWLDGRSEALLTDSVPQVGAPQAWAAGFDGKGAKVAVLDTGIDADHPDVKDRVVGARSFVPGEEVDDKNGHGTHVASTIAGSGAASGGANKGVAPAADLLVGKVLSDEGSGADSGIIEAMEWAKAEGADIVSMSLGSPVPDDGTDPMSQAVNSLSADGGPLFVIAAGNAYGAGTIGSPGSAEQALTIAAVDKRDGRADFSSMGPLVRSHGLKPDLSAPGVGINAAASQSIPGIDGMYQSLSGTSMATPHVAGAAAILKQRHPDWSGQRVKDALMTSSRKLDAYTPYEQGTGRLDVKAAIDTTIEATGSVEVASYAWPHSPSDEVAERTVTYRNTGAEDVTLNLATDTDEAAYTLSTDKLTVPAGGTAEAVLSLDPAKVANDTTFSGQVVATDAAGTTVAHTGFALTKEKELHDLTVKLRDRAGKPMDGAVVIAELGDPQLGLVQVSGGETTLRLPPGNYTAWSSVDVDGDRPDSKAVAFLSAPETILNKPTTVTLDASEANKVSVRTPKETETRQLRYDMARTAPDGTVQRDAYQIPLTYDQLWASPTKKVTQGSFSFLTRWRQGEELIDVEADGRDVPVFVQGGSPVAEDSRQKLRAVYAGKGTPADYRGADARGKAVVITRSPDVAPAERLAAALAAGAEALFVVNDERGVAMESYTPYGEETTIPVASVQASAGESLIRAAQRGKKVQIDQKKFADYLYDLVDRHDDTIPDRSLAFTPSTRQLAKVENTFYGHKKTLGGGYRYDIPDYGPGLGFEEYEQFPDVRTEWVNPLPGDSFWYENHSVLNAEQSDRAHEMRSAELDYRAGEDYRAEWFAPVTRPRLGTAYWGPFRTVYNDIQFNITPWTDAGAGHSGSMPEDEYDTTSYAFYQGDKELKKGAGRAGYVWDLPAERLPYRLVIDSERDAETWKTSTRTHSEWGFVSGALETGGADQADIPMLQLDYAVDTDLAGDVRAGRTTEIGLSSGTQEWLPGAVKANTASLSVSYDDGKHWSKVELRQRKTGEWTAKFRTPSKGATSVSLKAHAEGPGGLVVDQEIIRAFGLK; the protein is encoded by the coding sequence ATGACTTCTTCCCCCTCCTCCGTTCCCGGCCGGGCGAGATCCGCCCGCCCCGGACGCAGAGCCCTGCTCCTGGCGACCTCGGCGGCCCTGCTGGGCGGCACGCTGGTCCCCCTCGCGGGCACCGCCGGCGCCGCCCCCGCACCGCGAGCCGAGGCCGCGAGCTCCGACATCCGTACCGAGAGCCACACCATCACCCTGATCACCGGTGACGTCGTGCGCTATGCGGACGGCCCCGGCGGCCAGGACACCGTCACCGTGGACCGCCCGGACGGCGCGAGCGGCGGCGTCCGCATCCAGCAGGCGGGCGAGGACGTGTACGTCCTGCCCGACGAGGCCACCACGCTGATCGCGTCCGGCGCCCTGGACCGTCGCCTGTTCAACGTCTCGGCGCTGGTGCGGATGGGGTACGACGACGAGGGCACCGGCTCCGTCCCGCTCATCGCCACCTACCCGCCCGCACGCGCCAAGGCCCTGCCCGCCGCGCCGCGCGGCGCGAAGAAGGTCCGCACTCTCGAATCCGTCCACGGCGCCGCCCTCACGGCCGACAAGGACGACGCGCGGACGTTCTGGAGTGCCATCACCCGTCAGGACAAGGCCCGTTCATTCGACGGCGGGATCGCGAAGCTCTGGCTGGACGGCCGCTCCGAGGCGCTGCTGACCGATTCCGTGCCGCAGGTGGGCGCCCCGCAGGCGTGGGCCGCCGGCTTCGACGGCAAGGGCGCCAAGGTCGCCGTCCTCGACACCGGCATCGACGCCGACCACCCGGACGTCAAGGACCGCGTCGTCGGCGCCCGCAGCTTCGTCCCGGGCGAGGAGGTCGACGACAAGAACGGTCACGGCACACACGTCGCCTCCACCATCGCCGGGTCCGGCGCCGCCTCCGGGGGCGCCAACAAGGGCGTCGCCCCGGCAGCCGACCTGCTCGTCGGCAAGGTCCTCAGCGACGAGGGCTCCGGCGCGGACTCCGGGATCATCGAGGCCATGGAGTGGGCCAAGGCCGAAGGGGCCGACATCGTCTCCATGAGTCTCGGCTCCCCGGTGCCCGACGACGGCACGGACCCGATGTCCCAGGCGGTGAACTCCCTCTCGGCGGACGGCGGTCCGCTGTTCGTCATCGCGGCGGGCAACGCGTACGGGGCGGGCACCATCGGCTCGCCCGGCTCGGCGGAGCAGGCGCTCACCATCGCCGCCGTCGACAAGCGGGACGGCCGTGCCGACTTCTCCTCCATGGGCCCGCTGGTCCGCTCGCACGGCCTGAAGCCCGACCTGTCGGCCCCCGGCGTCGGCATCAACGCCGCGGCCTCGCAGTCGATCCCCGGTATCGACGGCATGTACCAGTCGCTGTCCGGCACGTCGATGGCCACGCCCCACGTCGCCGGCGCGGCGGCGATCCTGAAGCAGCGTCACCCCGACTGGTCCGGTCAGCGCGTCAAGGACGCGCTGATGACCTCGTCCAGGAAGCTCGACGCGTACACCCCGTACGAGCAGGGCACCGGCCGGCTCGACGTGAAGGCGGCCATCGACACGACGATCGAGGCCACCGGCTCGGTCGAGGTCGCCTCCTACGCCTGGCCGCACAGCCCGTCCGACGAGGTCGCCGAGCGCACCGTCACCTACCGCAACACGGGTGCCGAGGACGTCACGCTGAACCTGGCCACCGACACGGACGAGGCGGCGTACACGCTCTCCACCGACAAGCTGACCGTCCCGGCCGGAGGCACCGCGGAGGCGGTCCTCTCCCTCGACCCGGCGAAGGTCGCCAACGACACCACCTTCTCCGGCCAGGTCGTCGCCACCGACGCGGCGGGCACGACGGTCGCGCACACCGGCTTCGCGCTCACCAAGGAGAAGGAGCTGCACGACCTGACGGTGAAGCTCCGCGACCGGGCGGGCAAGCCGATGGACGGCGCCGTCGTCATCGCCGAGCTGGGCGACCCGCAGCTCGGCCTCGTCCAGGTCAGCGGTGGTGAGACCACCCTGCGCCTGCCGCCCGGCAACTACACCGCCTGGTCCTCCGTGGACGTCGACGGAGACCGCCCCGACTCCAAGGCCGTCGCCTTCCTCTCGGCGCCCGAGACGATCCTGAACAAGCCCACCACGGTCACCCTCGACGCCTCCGAGGCCAACAAGGTCAGCGTTCGGACCCCGAAGGAGACCGAGACCCGCCAGCTCCGCTACGACATGGCACGTACCGCCCCGGACGGCACCGTCCAGCGCGACGCGTACCAGATCCCGCTGACCTACGACCAGCTGTGGGCGAGCCCCACCAAGAAGGTCACCCAGGGCAGCTTCAGCTTCCTGACCCGCTGGCGTCAGGGCGAGGAGCTGATCGACGTGGAAGCCGACGGCCGTGACGTGCCGGTCTTCGTGCAGGGCGGCTCGCCGGTCGCCGAGGACAGCAGGCAGAAGCTCAGGGCGGTGTACGCGGGCAAGGGCACACCGGCGGACTACCGGGGTGCGGACGCGCGAGGCAAGGCGGTCGTCATCACCCGCAGCCCCGACGTCGCTCCCGCCGAACGCCTCGCCGCCGCGCTGGCGGCCGGGGCCGAGGCCCTGTTCGTCGTCAACGACGAGCGCGGCGTGGCGATGGAGAGCTACACCCCGTACGGCGAGGAGACCACCATCCCCGTCGCCTCCGTCCAGGCATCCGCGGGCGAGAGCCTGATCAGGGCGGCACAGCGCGGCAAGAAGGTCCAGATCGACCAGAAGAAGTTCGCGGACTACCTGTACGACCTGGTGGACCGCCACGACGACACGATCCCGGACCGCTCGCTGGCCTTCACCCCCTCGACCCGTCAGCTCGCGAAGGTGGAGAACACCTTCTACGGCCACAAGAAGACGCTCGGCGGCGGCTACCGCTACGACATCCCGGACTACGGGCCCGGCCTCGGCTTCGAGGAGTACGAGCAGTTCCCGGACGTCCGCACCGAATGGGTCAACCCGCTGCCGGGCGACTCCTTCTGGTACGAGAACCACTCCGTCCTCAACGCCGAGCAGTCGGACCGGGCGCACGAGATGCGCAGCGCCGAGCTGGACTACCGGGCGGGCGAGGACTACCGCGCCGAGTGGTTCGCCCCGGTGACGCGCCCCCGTCTCGGCACTGCCTACTGGGGTCCGTTCCGCACGGTGTACAACGACATCCAGTTCAACATCACCCCGTGGACGGACGCGGGCGCGGGCCACTCCGGCTCGATGCCCGAGGACGAGTACGACACCACCTCGTACGCCTTCTACCAGGGCGACAAGGAGCTGAAGAAGGGCGCGGGCAGGGCCGGATACGTCTGGGACCTCCCCGCCGAGAGGCTCCCGTACCGCCTGGTCATCGACTCGGAGCGGGACGCGGAGACCTGGAAGACGTCGACCCGCACCCACTCCGAGTGGGGCTTCGTCTCCGGCGCGCTGGAGACGGGCGGCGCGGACCAGGCCGACATCCCGATGCTTCAGCTGGACTACGCCGTCGACACCGACCTGGCGGGCGACGTCCGGGCGGGCCGCACGACGGAGATCGGCCTCTCCTCCGGCACCCAGGAATGGCTGCCGGGCGCGGTGAAGGCGAACACGGCCTCGCTGTCGGTGAGTTACGACGACGGCAAGCACTGGTCGAAGGTGGAGCTCCGTCAGCGGAAGACCGGTGAGTGGACCGCGAAGTTCCGCACCCCGTCGAAGGGCGCGACGTCGGTCTCGCTCAAGGCGCACGCGGAGGGCCCCGGCGGGCTCGTCGTCGACCAGGAGATCATCCGGGCCTTCGGCCTGAAGTGA